The following proteins come from a genomic window of Eisenibacter elegans DSM 3317:
- the hemH gene encoding ferrochelatase, whose protein sequence is MNTSTKEPIGVLLVNLGTPDSPNTGDVRSYLRQFLTDARVIDIPAAARYALVNLIIAPFRAPKSAKVYKEVWLPEGSPIKVYGFEVEKMLQQALGDEYKVVLAMRYKNPSVEAGLAQMRQAGIRRLIVLPLFPQYASATTGSVQQEVMRVLSSWQIIPEVTFIHSFFDHPGFIQAFTEIGKRYVDGHDYDHYIFSYHGLPERQIRKGDDTGTCLQAAKADKSLRAKPNCCATLHTGNRSCYRAQCFATTRLLADALGIAEEDYTVCFQSRLGNDVWIQPYTEDVLKELPKQGKKRVLAFSPAFIADCLETTIEIGEEYKEMFEEAGGEHWVLVESLNTDPLWVATLEQMVREYSTKPQTLVANLMEG, encoded by the coding sequence ATGAATACTTCTACAAAAGAACCCATCGGTGTACTATTGGTTAATTTGGGCACGCCCGACAGCCCCAACACCGGAGATGTACGCAGTTATTTGCGCCAATTTTTGACAGATGCGCGGGTGATAGACATTCCGGCAGCAGCACGCTATGCCTTGGTCAATTTGATTATTGCGCCTTTTCGTGCGCCTAAGTCGGCCAAAGTATACAAAGAAGTGTGGTTGCCCGAAGGCTCACCCATCAAAGTATATGGTTTTGAGGTAGAGAAAATGTTGCAGCAGGCTCTGGGCGACGAGTATAAAGTAGTGTTGGCAATGCGCTACAAGAATCCTAGCGTGGAGGCAGGGCTTGCCCAAATGCGTCAGGCAGGTATCAGGCGCTTGATTGTGTTGCCCTTATTTCCGCAGTATGCTTCAGCGACCACAGGCTCTGTACAACAAGAGGTAATGCGGGTGCTGAGTAGCTGGCAAATCATCCCTGAAGTTACGTTTATCCACAGCTTTTTTGACCATCCGGGCTTTATCCAAGCCTTTACCGAAATAGGCAAACGTTATGTCGATGGGCACGATTATGACCATTACATTTTCTCTTATCACGGCTTGCCAGAGCGACAAATACGCAAAGGTGATGACACAGGAACTTGCCTCCAAGCCGCCAAAGCTGATAAGTCGCTAAGAGCTAAACCCAACTGCTGTGCCACTCTACACACTGGCAACCGCAGCTGCTACCGAGCACAGTGTTTTGCTACTACCCGCTTATTGGCAGATGCTTTGGGTATTGCTGAAGAAGACTATACGGTCTGCTTTCAGTCGCGGCTCGGGAATGATGTCTGGATACAGCCTTATACCGAAGATGTATTGAAGGAATTGCCCAAGCAGGGCAAGAAGCGTGTGTTGGCTTTTTCACCTGCTTTTATTGCAGATTGTCTCGAAACAACTATCGAAATCGGGGAGGAGTACAAAGAAATGTTTGAAGAGGCTGGAGGGGAACATTGGGTGTTGGTGGAGAGCCTCAATACCGACCCGCTTTGGGTAGCCACCCTAGAACAGATGGTAAGAGAATACAGCACCAAGCCTCAAACATTGGTAGCCAACTTGATGGAAGGCTAA
- a CDS encoding phytoene/squalene synthase family protein, which yields MQDLYTTTTLKCSKLITQHYSTSFSLGIKTLHKKYHFPVYAIYGFVRYADEIVDTFHEHDKRALLARFREDTYRAIEEGISLNPVLHSFQLVVNQYHIEQELIEAFLHSMEMDLDKNDYTQQEYEKYIYGSAEVVGLMCLRVFCEGDEARYQALKAPAKSLGSAFQKINFLRDIQSDYQERGRVYFPSVDFEEFTPEVKAAIEADIQKDFEHGYEGILQLPKEARLGVYLAYVYYIQLFKKIKRLSATKILNERVRVPDNRKMMLLVSSYVRNKFSYL from the coding sequence ATGCAAGACCTCTACACAACTACTACGCTCAAATGCAGTAAATTGATTACGCAGCACTACAGCACCTCTTTTTCGTTAGGAATAAAAACCTTACACAAGAAATACCATTTTCCTGTGTATGCCATCTATGGGTTTGTACGCTATGCTGATGAGATTGTGGATACCTTCCACGAACACGACAAACGCGCATTGCTAGCACGTTTTCGTGAAGATACCTACCGTGCCATCGAAGAAGGAATCAGCCTCAACCCCGTTCTACATTCTTTCCAGCTGGTCGTCAATCAATACCATATCGAACAGGAGTTGATAGAGGCTTTTTTGCACAGTATGGAAATGGATTTGGACAAGAATGACTACACTCAGCAAGAGTACGAAAAATACATCTACGGTTCGGCAGAGGTTGTAGGGTTGATGTGTTTGCGTGTGTTCTGTGAAGGTGATGAAGCGCGCTACCAAGCACTCAAGGCTCCAGCCAAAAGCCTAGGTTCAGCTTTCCAAAAAATCAACTTCCTCCGCGATATTCAGAGTGATTACCAAGAACGGGGCAGAGTGTATTTCCCCTCCGTTGATTTTGAGGAGTTTACACCCGAAGTAAAAGCGGCTATCGAAGCAGACATTCAGAAAGATTTTGAGCACGGCTATGAAGGTATCTTACAACTACCCAAAGAGGCTCGCCTTGGTGTATACTTAGCCTATGTGTATTATATACAGTTGTTCAAAAAAATAAAACGCTTGTCTGCTACCAAAATTCTAAATGAGCGTGTGCGCGTACCCGACAACCGCAAGATGATGCTCTTGGTCAGCTCTTATGTCCGCAACAAATTTAGCTACCTATAG
- a CDS encoding TonB-dependent receptor codes for MKQFYFQTMLAFFGLLLSVQLSAQTVVSGTVIEQSSGDPLIGVNITVKGTVLGTVTDARGNFSLTVRTPPPFTLVVSYIGYAAQQIEITGSQSGLNIALEDQVRMGNEVVISASRVEESIMESPVSIQKMDILAIQQAPAADFYDQIKNLKGVYSSNGSLNFTTLNTRGFAGIANVRFVQLIDGVDMSAPTLNFPTGSIMSFSELDAESVELVPGAASALYGPNAFNGILMMNSRSPFEYQGLSAFAKVGVTNSQAAGQADPYYDFSMRYAKAFNNKFAFKVNFSYMQATDWRANDYTTFRTDVVNPTAFPLGAPNFDGLNTYGDETPIPLPTPIGTIRRTGWREQDILDNNDARTIRGDIGLHYRINDKMELSYAYRIGSGSTVYQGGERYALRDFAQQSHKLELKGANFFARAYMTQTDAGNSYNLTALGAISNESLFPTVRQPGVFAGLPAGGLGNIPGGWAGAYISAFSGLFAPFQIPAGNHAAARAFADAGGVTSLGQLGTPAFVGGLSQQLQGAGIPALQATALANAFATSISGQPRPAAGTPEFNELMNRVRGGLFQTPSAGLPLGGAGFTDNSRLFHGEFNYNFREFIDWADVQVGGNVRRYDLFSNNTVFNESPDGGEAQRITIDEFGVYTQISKRLVNDRLKITASIRYDKNENFAGQVTPRASVVYSAGNDRQHNFRASYQTGFRNPDTQAQFIYFRSSSGILLGGTRANAERYGIMEGGGFNAPANVPNRQRVNLNYVQPEQLQAFEVGYKSTWLNGDLYIDANVYYNIYNNFIAGQPIYSENATTQRGVTLPAGTLFRVSTNVEQEITAGGVGLEASYRLPRNFIVSANADWAQFNVDIPTGSLFEPGFNTPSDRYNFALTNRELFKNFGFAFNYRWQNSLRWESSFGTGVIPAFGTFDAQFSYKVKAIKSVVKLGGTNILGNDYRTNFGGPSIGNMYYLSIRFDQNLN; via the coding sequence AGCAATCGAGCGGAGATCCACTCATCGGGGTAAATATTACCGTTAAAGGAACGGTTTTGGGTACTGTTACTGACGCTCGGGGCAACTTTAGCTTGACTGTACGCACTCCACCTCCCTTTACCTTGGTTGTTTCTTATATTGGCTATGCTGCACAGCAGATAGAAATCACAGGTAGTCAATCAGGCCTAAATATCGCTCTAGAAGACCAAGTTCGGATGGGCAATGAGGTGGTTATCTCGGCTTCACGTGTAGAGGAAAGCATCATGGAGTCGCCGGTATCTATTCAGAAGATGGATATTTTGGCGATTCAGCAAGCTCCTGCGGCTGATTTTTATGACCAAATCAAAAACCTCAAAGGTGTATACTCCTCAAATGGCAGCTTGAACTTTACGACTCTCAATACCCGTGGCTTTGCCGGCATCGCCAACGTGCGTTTTGTACAGCTCATCGACGGGGTAGATATGTCAGCGCCCACGCTCAACTTCCCTACAGGGAGTATTATGAGTTTTTCGGAGCTAGATGCAGAAAGTGTGGAGCTTGTACCCGGAGCCGCCTCGGCGCTCTACGGCCCCAATGCCTTCAACGGTATCTTGATGATGAACAGCCGTAGCCCCTTCGAGTATCAAGGGTTGAGTGCTTTCGCCAAAGTGGGGGTTACTAACTCTCAAGCCGCAGGCCAAGCTGACCCTTACTACGATTTCTCTATGCGCTATGCCAAGGCATTTAACAACAAGTTTGCTTTCAAAGTAAACTTCTCGTATATGCAGGCTACCGACTGGCGGGCCAATGACTACACTACTTTCCGTACTGATGTAGTCAATCCTACGGCTTTTCCTCTGGGAGCGCCCAACTTCGATGGGTTGAATACTTATGGTGATGAGACACCCATTCCTCTGCCCACACCCATAGGCACTATCCGACGTACGGGATGGCGTGAGCAAGACATCTTGGACAACAACGATGCCCGTACTATCCGTGGGGACATAGGCCTACACTACCGTATCAATGACAAAATGGAACTTTCGTATGCCTACCGCATTGGCTCAGGCAGCACAGTATACCAAGGTGGCGAGCGCTATGCTCTCCGCGATTTTGCCCAACAGTCTCATAAGCTGGAGCTGAAAGGAGCCAATTTCTTTGCCCGTGCCTATATGACCCAAACCGATGCCGGAAACTCTTATAACCTAACGGCCTTGGGGGCTATTTCGAATGAAAGCCTCTTCCCAACTGTTCGTCAGCCAGGTGTATTTGCTGGCTTGCCTGCTGGTGGGTTAGGGAATATCCCTGGAGGTTGGGCGGGTGCCTATATTTCGGCCTTTTCAGGTCTTTTTGCTCCGTTTCAAATTCCTGCCGGCAACCATGCTGCCGCACGTGCTTTTGCTGATGCAGGTGGGGTAACTTCTTTAGGCCAATTAGGAACTCCAGCTTTTGTAGGTGGACTTTCACAACAGTTACAAGGGGCTGGTATTCCAGCGTTACAAGCTACTGCTTTAGCCAATGCTTTTGCTACTTCTATTAGCGGCCAGCCCCGCCCTGCTGCGGGTACTCCTGAGTTCAATGAGTTGATGAATAGAGTCCGTGGGGGCTTGTTCCAAACACCTTCGGCAGGCCTGCCATTGGGAGGTGCCGGTTTTACGGACAACTCTCGCCTCTTTCACGGAGAGTTTAACTACAACTTCCGTGAGTTTATCGATTGGGCCGATGTGCAAGTAGGGGGTAACGTACGCCGCTACGACCTCTTCTCCAACAATACCGTGTTCAACGAGTCTCCTGATGGAGGCGAGGCCCAACGCATTACCATCGACGAGTTTGGGGTATATACTCAAATCTCTAAGCGCCTTGTCAATGACCGATTGAAGATTACCGCGTCTATCCGTTATGACAAAAACGAAAACTTCGCCGGTCAGGTAACGCCTCGTGCCTCAGTGGTATACTCTGCGGGCAACGATCGCCAGCACAACTTCCGTGCTTCTTACCAAACCGGTTTCCGTAACCCCGATACGCAGGCACAGTTTATCTACTTCCGGTCGAGCAGTGGTATTCTGTTAGGTGGCACACGTGCCAATGCCGAGCGCTATGGTATTATGGAAGGTGGCGGGTTTAATGCCCCTGCTAACGTACCTAACCGCCAACGTGTCAACCTCAATTACGTACAACCGGAGCAGTTGCAAGCCTTTGAAGTAGGGTATAAGAGTACTTGGTTGAATGGAGACCTCTACATCGACGCCAATGTGTATTACAACATTTACAACAACTTCATCGCAGGGCAGCCTATTTATAGTGAAAACGCCACTACACAACGAGGCGTAACTTTGCCTGCCGGAACGCTCTTCCGTGTGTCTACCAATGTAGAGCAAGAGATTACTGCCGGTGGTGTTGGCTTGGAGGCCTCTTATCGTCTGCCACGCAACTTTATCGTATCAGCCAATGCTGACTGGGCGCAATTCAATGTAGACATCCCTACTGGTTCGCTCTTCGAGCCGGGCTTCAATACGCCTAGCGATCGTTACAACTTTGCCCTGACCAACCGTGAGTTGTTCAAAAACTTTGGCTTTGCTTTCAACTATCGTTGGCAGAACTCTCTGCGCTGGGAGTCGTCTTTTGGTACTGGGGTCATTCCTGCCTTCGGCACTTTCGATGCGCAGTTTAGCTACAAGGTGAAAGCCATCAAATCAGTAGTGAAACTGGGGGGAACCAATATCTTAGGCAACGACTATCGCACGAACTTCGGTGGGCCGTCTATAGGAAATATGTACTACCTCTCTATCCGATTCGACCAAAACCTGAACTAA
- a CDS encoding anhydro-N-acetylmuramic acid kinase: MNPVIARLYQIAQQPSRRIVGLMSGTSLDGLDIALCHIEGQGLQTRCQLEAFTTVPYTRLQQVLLRQVLHQRLVSIEKVTLLHTWLAEQHATMLLQTLEQWGLIPTDIDCVASHGHTLYHAPKHQHRQGSMPNATLQIGEADHLATRTGLIVISDFRQKHVAHGGEGAPLVAYGDYWSYRSDTESRVLLNIGGISNATYLPAGADPALVWASDLGPGNALIDTAMRHHYQKPYDDQGAIAATGKVNPTLLTAFKDEPFFDAPLPKTTGLELFDWTWVRQTFAKAGLRQIPPQDLVATLTQLSAEVIAEALHKALGSTPVQVYVSGGGAYNDNMMERLRQALPAHIQLQQSNSLGIAPEAKEAVLFALLANETLTGQGLALGPLPAFTMGKISLPS, encoded by the coding sequence ATGAACCCTGTCATTGCACGTTTGTATCAAATAGCCCAACAACCCTCCCGCCGTATTGTTGGATTAATGTCTGGCACCTCCCTTGATGGCCTTGATATAGCCTTGTGCCATATTGAAGGGCAAGGACTGCAAACACGCTGCCAATTAGAGGCCTTTACCACTGTCCCCTATACACGCTTGCAGCAGGTATTGCTCAGGCAGGTGCTCCACCAGCGCCTAGTCTCTATCGAAAAGGTAACGCTCTTGCACACCTGGCTTGCCGAACAACACGCGACAATGTTGTTACAGACGCTAGAACAATGGGGGCTCATACCTACTGATATAGATTGTGTTGCCAGCCACGGCCACACTCTCTACCACGCTCCCAAACACCAACACCGGCAAGGAAGTATGCCCAATGCGACTTTGCAAATAGGCGAAGCAGACCATTTGGCTACCCGCACGGGCTTAATCGTAATCAGTGATTTTAGACAAAAGCACGTCGCCCACGGCGGCGAAGGTGCGCCATTGGTAGCCTATGGTGATTATTGGTCGTATCGTAGCGATACCGAATCGCGGGTTTTGCTCAATATCGGCGGTATCAGCAACGCTACATATTTGCCTGCCGGTGCAGACCCTGCCTTGGTCTGGGCCTCTGATTTGGGACCGGGCAATGCACTGATAGATACCGCTATGCGGCATCATTATCAGAAACCTTATGATGACCAAGGAGCCATAGCCGCTACAGGAAAAGTAAACCCAACATTGTTGACGGCGTTTAAAGATGAGCCGTTTTTTGACGCACCTTTGCCCAAAACAACAGGACTAGAGCTTTTCGATTGGACTTGGGTACGACAGACTTTTGCCAAAGCAGGGCTGAGGCAAATCCCCCCTCAGGATTTGGTCGCTACCCTGACCCAGCTAAGTGCTGAGGTTATTGCGGAGGCGTTGCACAAAGCACTTGGTAGCACACCCGTACAAGTATATGTTAGCGGAGGAGGAGCATATAACGACAATATGATGGAGCGCCTTCGTCAGGCTTTGCCTGCCCACATACAACTACAGCAAAGTAATAGCTTGGGGATTGCTCCAGAAGCAAAGGAGGCTGTGTTGTTTGCCCTGTTGGCCAACGAAACACTTACCGGCCAAGGGCTTGCTTTAGGGCCATTGCCTGCCTTTACAATGGGTAAAATTTCACTGCCCTCATAG
- a CDS encoding N-acetylmuramoyl-L-alanine amidase family protein: MRWVVCVLSFLLFWASLGSVGFAQQRDIVLVIDPGHGGRDIGRKSSSSQYRHEKDIALSIALQLGYYINDHMPNVRVMYTRTKDVYVSLENRVKLANDNKADYFISIHCNAHPNATVAGTRTYIHSHQLIASRKLALLIEEDFATRARRTSRGVHDAVQAGHNLYVVRYTKMPSVLVETGFLTNPQEEQYLNTKQGQAHIASAIFRAFRRFLEEQAQNPVEDNRNAVPDNPLGSAQSNPVTQQTTAVNSTQGGQFRVQVMASIHKVFPANQTQKQYPQHNLTIQEEFISSDKFKYKYFAGQNYDWQGAQKVLKLVRELGYRDAFIKQIR, encoded by the coding sequence ATGCGGTGGGTTGTCTGTGTCTTGAGTTTTTTGCTGTTTTGGGCAAGCCTCGGCTCAGTCGGGTTTGCCCAACAGCGAGATATTGTCTTGGTGATAGACCCCGGCCACGGTGGGCGCGATATTGGGCGTAAATCTAGTAGCAGCCAATATCGCCACGAAAAAGACATCGCCCTCTCCATCGCATTACAACTTGGGTATTATATCAACGATCATATGCCTAATGTGCGGGTGATGTATACGCGCACCAAGGATGTGTATGTAAGTCTGGAAAACAGAGTCAAGCTCGCCAACGATAATAAAGCAGATTATTTTATCAGTATCCACTGTAACGCACACCCCAATGCCACTGTGGCCGGTACCCGTACATATATCCATAGTCACCAACTGATAGCTAGCCGCAAGCTCGCACTATTGATAGAAGAGGATTTCGCCACTCGTGCTCGTCGTACCAGCCGTGGGGTACACGATGCTGTACAAGCCGGACACAACCTCTATGTGGTACGTTATACCAAAATGCCCAGCGTATTGGTAGAAACCGGCTTCTTGACCAACCCCCAAGAAGAGCAATACCTCAATACCAAGCAGGGCCAAGCCCATATAGCCTCGGCTATTTTCAGGGCTTTTAGACGCTTTTTGGAAGAACAAGCCCAAAACCCTGTCGAAGATAACCGTAACGCCGTCCCTGATAACCCTCTAGGAAGTGCCCAATCTAATCCGGTAACCCAGCAAACCACCGCTGTAAATAGCACCCAAGGGGGGCAGTTCAGGGTGCAAGTAATGGCTTCTATACACAAGGTATTCCCGGCTAACCAAACTCAGAAACAGTATCCGCAGCATAATCTTACCATTCAGGAAGAGTTCATCAGCAGTGATAAGTTTAAGTACAAGTACTTTGCCGGACAAAATTATGATTGGCAGGGCGCACAAAAGGTACTCAAGCTCGTGCGAGAGCTAGGCTATAGAGATGCGTTCATCAAACAAATTCGATAG
- a CDS encoding bifunctional phosphoglucose/phosphomannose isomerase translates to MMQSLIEGFAQQLAKGLDIGGQVADATPRQPIHQVVVAGLGGSGIGGDLLSAWVSAEAKVPVIVIKGYQVPAFVNANTLFIASSFSGNTEETLSTLSQALELGAQIACVSSGGKVLEIAQQRSLFYIQIPQEAACPRAFVGYSVVSLLYTLSAHGLISKAFETQVQAAVTLIKENVITIRQTAQQLAKACHKKLPYIYADDQFAPVILRLQQQINENAKQLCHTHVFPEMNHNELVGWEQPKVHYAPIVVLYVRSELENPRVRARMDICEPIIKEKAADFQVITPKGATLLIQSIYLIHLFDWLSFELAELNAVDPFPVKVINFLKDELAKQ, encoded by the coding sequence ATGATGCAATCACTTATCGAAGGCTTTGCCCAACAATTGGCCAAGGGTCTAGACATTGGCGGCCAAGTAGCCGACGCTACCCCCCGCCAACCCATCCACCAAGTAGTCGTGGCTGGCTTGGGTGGTTCGGGTATCGGTGGTGACTTACTAAGCGCTTGGGTTTCAGCAGAGGCCAAAGTACCCGTCATTGTGATAAAGGGGTATCAAGTGCCAGCTTTCGTCAATGCCAATACACTTTTCATTGCCTCTTCTTTTTCGGGAAATACCGAGGAGACCCTTAGCACGCTCAGCCAAGCCTTAGAACTAGGCGCACAGATAGCCTGTGTTAGCTCTGGAGGCAAAGTACTCGAAATAGCCCAACAACGCAGCCTTTTTTATATCCAAATTCCTCAGGAAGCAGCTTGCCCACGTGCTTTTGTGGGCTATTCAGTAGTATCATTGTTGTATACACTCAGCGCACACGGCCTCATTAGCAAGGCTTTTGAGACACAGGTGCAAGCTGCTGTTACACTCATCAAAGAAAATGTTATAACTATACGCCAAACAGCCCAACAACTGGCCAAAGCCTGTCATAAGAAACTGCCCTATATATATGCTGATGATCAGTTTGCTCCTGTTATTTTACGCTTGCAGCAGCAAATCAACGAAAATGCCAAGCAACTATGTCACACACATGTGTTCCCTGAGATGAATCATAACGAACTAGTGGGCTGGGAGCAGCCCAAAGTGCATTATGCTCCAATAGTAGTCTTATATGTACGCTCCGAGCTAGAAAACCCCCGTGTGCGAGCACGCATGGATATTTGTGAGCCTATTATTAAAGAAAAAGCTGCTGATTTTCAAGTAATCACCCCCAAGGGTGCCACACTACTCATACAAAGTATCTACCTGATCCATTTGTTTGATTGGCTTTCATTTGAGTTGGCCGAACTTAATGCCGTAGACCCTTTCCCTGTGAAGGTAATCAACTTCCTGAAGGACGAACTAGCCAAACAATAA
- a CDS encoding glycine--tRNA ligase, translating to MSKKTQEEHNPLKPIIAHAKEYGFVFPSSEIYEGLQAVYDYGQNGVALKNNLKQLWWAAMTQWHENVVGIDAAIFMHPTVWKASGHVDSFNDPMIDNRDSKKRYRADNLIEDKAAQYEKAGDTQKSAALLTQMAALLEAENFEGLRQLIIDEGIVCPISGTANWTEVRQFNLMFSTEMGSVADDSNRVYLRPETAQGIFVNFLNVQKTSRQQVPFGIAQIGKAFRNEIVARQFIFRMREFEQMEMQYFVKPGTELEAYEYWKEKRMRFLQAILPAEKLRFKIHEKLAHYANAAVDIEFEFPFGFKELEGIHSRTDFDLSSHQTFARTKLQYFDEQEPDKDKRHYVPYVVETSIGADRLFLAVLSNALTISQGVDAKGETKERIFLKLHPAIAPTKVAIFPLTRKDGLPEKAREVFDEFRYDLSTVYEDRGAIGKNYTRQDLVGTPFCLTIDHQTLEDGTITLRHRDSTEQERLSVAEAKAKILAATSFKTILAQL from the coding sequence ATGAGCAAGAAAACACAAGAAGAGCATAATCCGCTCAAACCTATCATAGCACACGCCAAAGAGTATGGCTTTGTATTCCCCTCTAGTGAAATTTATGAAGGCCTCCAAGCCGTGTATGACTACGGCCAAAACGGGGTAGCCCTCAAAAACAACCTCAAACAACTCTGGTGGGCAGCCATGACCCAGTGGCACGAGAATGTCGTGGGCATTGATGCAGCTATTTTTATGCACCCCACAGTTTGGAAAGCCTCGGGACACGTAGACAGCTTCAACGACCCGATGATTGATAACAGAGACTCTAAGAAGCGTTACCGCGCCGACAACCTCATCGAAGACAAAGCCGCCCAATATGAGAAAGCCGGAGATACGCAAAAATCTGCTGCCCTGTTGACCCAAATGGCGGCTTTGCTAGAGGCTGAAAATTTTGAAGGGCTGCGCCAACTCATCATCGATGAAGGCATTGTATGCCCTATTTCGGGTACAGCCAACTGGACTGAGGTACGTCAATTTAACCTGATGTTTTCGACCGAAATGGGCTCTGTGGCCGATGACAGCAACCGTGTATACTTACGTCCTGAAACGGCTCAGGGTATTTTTGTTAATTTTTTGAATGTACAAAAAACCTCCCGCCAGCAAGTGCCCTTCGGGATTGCCCAAATAGGCAAGGCCTTCCGTAATGAAATTGTGGCACGGCAGTTTATCTTCCGTATGCGAGAGTTTGAGCAGATGGAGATGCAGTATTTCGTAAAACCCGGCACCGAACTAGAAGCCTATGAATACTGGAAAGAAAAACGGATGCGTTTCTTGCAGGCTATCCTGCCAGCAGAAAAATTGCGCTTCAAAATCCACGAAAAGCTGGCGCACTATGCCAATGCTGCAGTGGACATTGAGTTCGAGTTTCCCTTCGGGTTTAAAGAGTTGGAGGGCATTCACTCTCGTACAGACTTTGATCTAAGCAGCCACCAAACGTTTGCCCGCACCAAGCTTCAGTATTTCGACGAGCAAGAGCCTGATAAAGACAAGCGCCATTATGTACCTTATGTGGTAGAGACTTCTATTGGGGCAGATCGACTGTTTTTGGCTGTTTTGAGCAATGCACTGACTATTAGCCAAGGGGTTGATGCCAAGGGCGAAACCAAGGAGCGCATCTTCCTGAAGCTTCACCCTGCCATTGCGCCTACCAAGGTGGCAATATTTCCGCTTACCCGCAAAGATGGGCTGCCCGAAAAAGCACGTGAGGTGTTCGATGAGTTTCGTTATGACCTCAGCACGGTGTACGAGGACCGTGGCGCTATCGGTAAAAACTACACCCGCCAAGATTTGGTCGGTACGCCTTTCTGCCTAACCATCGACCACCAAACCCTCGAAGACGGCACCATCACGCTACGCCACCGCGACAGCACCGAGCAAGAACGCCTCTCTGTGGCCGAAGCCAAAGCCAAAATTTTGGCCGCTACGTCGTTCAAAACTATCTTAGCTCAACTCTAA